A window of Sphingobacterium sp. SRCM116780 contains these coding sequences:
- a CDS encoding 2-hydroxyacid dehydrogenase, whose translation MKVFITRKIPQKGIESLRAAGFDITYRTDPGNISQTDLIQKCQQVDCLLAAGHNLLDKNFFEACPHLKAIALMSAGYDSVDLDEATKHGIPVSNITDVLSNATADIAFLLLLSVSRKAFYMHKKILNDEWKDFELTENLGIELNGKTLGIFGLGRIGLELAKKAKYAYNMDIIYYNRHPNEIAKRILDAEYVNYDELLTRSDVLSVHANLSLETKEKFNKEAFKRMKNTAIFINTARGGLHQEQDLYEALTTGEIWGAGLDVTNPEPMSFQNPLLNLPNVAVLPHIGSATEQARDNMALMAANNLIAFSNQVKMPQILNLEVYQK comes from the coding sequence ATGAAAGTTTTTATCACTAGAAAAATACCACAAAAAGGAATTGAAAGTTTAAGGGCAGCTGGTTTTGATATTACCTACCGCACTGATCCAGGGAATATTAGTCAAACCGATTTAATTCAGAAATGCCAACAGGTAGATTGTTTACTTGCCGCAGGACATAACCTCTTGGATAAAAACTTTTTTGAAGCATGCCCTCATCTAAAAGCGATCGCCCTGATGAGTGCTGGATATGACAGTGTAGATCTGGATGAAGCTACTAAACATGGAATACCGGTCAGTAATATAACTGATGTATTGTCCAATGCAACAGCAGACATTGCTTTTTTGTTGCTATTATCGGTATCTAGGAAAGCTTTTTATATGCATAAAAAAATTCTAAATGATGAATGGAAAGATTTTGAGTTAACCGAAAATTTAGGAATTGAGTTGAATGGAAAGACCTTAGGGATCTTCGGATTAGGAAGAATTGGACTGGAGCTTGCCAAGAAAGCAAAATATGCTTATAATATGGACATTATCTACTATAATAGGCATCCTAATGAAATTGCAAAACGTATTTTAGATGCGGAGTATGTAAATTATGATGAATTGTTGACGCGCAGTGATGTTTTATCTGTACATGCTAACCTTTCTCTAGAGACAAAGGAAAAATTCAACAAGGAAGCGTTCAAAAGAATGAAAAATACCGCTATTTTCATCAATACAGCGAGAGGTGGATTACACCAAGAACAAGATCTATATGAAGCTTTGACAACGGGAGAAATATGGGGTGCAGGGCTTGATGTTACAAACCCGGAACCGATGTCTTTTCAAAATCCTTTGCTAAACTTACCTAATGTTGCTGTATTGCCACACATTGGATCAGCAACAGAACAGGCACGAGATAATATGGCATTGATGGCAGCAAATAATTTAATTGCATTTTCCAATCAAGTTAAAATGCCGCAAATATTGAATCTGGAGGTCTATCAAAAATGA
- a CDS encoding mechanosensitive ion channel family protein: protein MNKLESSVEKLLDVVILKTPSIITGIIILIIGRFVVKFLLNLMRKRFEKRNIDLSIRSFVLSIVRIVLYALLFLTAASTMGIETTSFIAALSAFGLAAGLALQGSLSNFAGGVLILLFRPFEVGDVISSNNGTSGTVERIDILYTTLIGGDGIRVFSPNGPLANSIIHNYTKIVNRRFEYTIGISYDANIKEAREAIMNVLNSDPRILKTPAIEVFVKDLGDSAVRLTVRAWTKKEDFASANNENQEAIRNALDKQQIGAAYPQTEMRIVSDQNGGIDRIMKS from the coding sequence ATGAATAAATTGGAATCAAGTGTAGAAAAATTGTTAGATGTCGTGATCTTAAAAACCCCGAGTATTATTACGGGAATCATTATTTTAATTATCGGACGTTTCGTTGTCAAATTCTTACTAAACCTTATGCGTAAAAGATTTGAAAAACGGAATATTGATTTATCCATACGCTCATTTGTCTTAAGTATTGTCAGAATTGTGCTTTATGCCTTATTGTTTCTCACTGCGGCGAGCACAATGGGAATTGAAACAACTTCTTTCATTGCTGCTTTATCAGCATTTGGATTAGCTGCAGGTTTAGCATTACAGGGGAGTTTAAGCAACTTTGCTGGAGGAGTGTTGATTCTGTTGTTTAGGCCTTTTGAAGTTGGAGATGTTATTTCGAGTAATAATGGGACTTCGGGGACAGTTGAAAGAATAGATATTTTATATACTACGTTAATTGGTGGTGACGGGATTCGCGTTTTTAGTCCAAATGGACCATTAGCAAACTCAATCATCCATAATTATACTAAAATCGTCAACAGACGTTTTGAATATACAATTGGTATATCTTATGATGCTAATATTAAAGAGGCACGTGAAGCCATTATGAATGTATTAAATAGTGATCCCCGTATTTTGAAAACACCAGCGATAGAGGTATTCGTTAAAGATTTGGGAGATAGTGCTGTTCGATTAACTGTTCGTGCATGGACTAAAAAAGAAGATTTTGCGTCTGCAAATAATGAAAATCAAGAGGCCATTAGAAATGCGTTGGATAAACAGCAGATAGGGGCTGCTTACCCACAAACAGAAATGCGTATCGTAAGTGATCAAAATGGTGGTATTGATCGCATTATGAAATCTTAA
- a CDS encoding AraC family transcriptional regulator, with translation MTNKNTIPVLDNCSINNDSNSLLLVEHLEHYIQVHHNMVFPHKHNFYHFVLFTQGSGSHLIDFEKYEIEDYQIYFMAPGQVHTWNFKGDEAGYVVNFNQEYFQSFLLRTDYLNRFSFLSGQNDQLVFTIPEAHREQAIKIFETLYETSKDLSATDLIRVSLLQLLLWIESWHGTKLEKSNNPYNYTIFHNYQQLVEKNFKENRLPKTYAEQLFITPNHLNAICKSYIGSSAGEIIRERILLEAKRLLINKSLNINEIAVELNFNDNSYFTKFFKKATGLTPDEFRKNNS, from the coding sequence ATGACAAATAAAAATACCATACCTGTCTTAGATAATTGTAGCATTAACAATGATTCCAATAGCTTATTGCTTGTCGAGCATCTGGAGCATTATATACAAGTGCATCACAATATGGTATTTCCTCATAAACATAATTTTTATCATTTTGTATTATTTACGCAGGGATCAGGTAGTCATTTAATTGATTTTGAAAAATATGAAATTGAAGATTATCAAATTTATTTTATGGCACCAGGACAGGTTCATACCTGGAATTTTAAAGGAGACGAAGCAGGATATGTAGTAAATTTTAATCAAGAATATTTTCAATCTTTTTTACTGCGTACAGATTATCTCAATCGCTTTTCCTTTTTAAGTGGTCAAAATGATCAGCTCGTTTTTACGATACCAGAAGCACATCGGGAGCAGGCAATTAAAATTTTTGAAACATTATATGAAACAAGTAAAGATCTTAGTGCAACAGACTTGATACGTGTAAGTTTATTACAACTTTTGCTTTGGATAGAATCTTGGCATGGAACAAAATTAGAGAAATCCAATAACCCTTATAATTATACTATTTTTCATAATTATCAGCAATTGGTAGAGAAAAACTTCAAAGAAAACAGGTTACCAAAAACGTATGCAGAACAGTTATTTATTACTCCCAATCATTTGAATGCGATATGCAAATCTTATATAGGCAGTTCTGCTGGGGAAATTATTAGAGAAAGGATCTTATTGGAAGCAAAAAGATTATTGATCAATAAAAGCTTGAATATAAATGAAATAGCAGTTGAATTGAATTTTAATGACAACTCTTACTTCACTAAATTTTTTAAAAAAGCAACGGGTTTGACACCCGATGAATTTAGAAAAAACAACAGTTAG
- a CDS encoding DUF983 domain-containing protein, translating to MEKQENTYELSEFKSACEARCPRCRKGKIFTGSTYGLKTQKMNTHCDYCGLRYEREPGYFYVAMFVSYAFTVAEMVSSCLLAYLITGNDNSFWLYATVALMTVLVLTPFNYRYSRVVLMYWLSPGLNYVPNIKKKEINSAGQTL from the coding sequence ATGGAAAAACAAGAAAATACGTACGAATTATCCGAATTTAAATCGGCTTGTGAAGCGCGATGCCCACGCTGTAGAAAAGGAAAAATATTTACAGGAAGTACTTATGGGCTCAAGACTCAAAAAATGAATACACATTGCGATTATTGTGGATTGCGATATGAACGCGAACCAGGATATTTTTATGTTGCCATGTTTGTTAGTTATGCATTTACAGTAGCCGAAATGGTTTCATCTTGCCTACTAGCATACCTCATAACAGGTAATGACAATTCGTTTTGGCTGTATGCAACGGTCGCATTAATGACCGTACTCGTATTAACACCTTTCAATTATCGTTATTCTCGAGTAGTACTCATGTATTGGTTAAGTCCTGGATTAAATTATGTGCCAAACATCAAAAAGAAAGAAATCAATTCTGCGGGACAGACGCTATAA
- a CDS encoding cysteine desulfurase family protein: MKDLIYLDNNATTKIIDQVWDTMVPYFIHNYANASSLYHSMGREANSAIEKARSQVSKALNCQTKEIFFNSGATESINTVLKGVYKNYQSKGKHIITAKTEHKAVLTTLENLEKEGALITYLEVDRAGNIDLSALEQSITPKTIMLCLMAANNETGLVHPLDDIAQICKNKDCLFFCDATQYIGKLPLDLSKTEIDILCLSAHKFHGPKGIGALFIRRKTKPIQIHPLIEGGGQEHGFRAGTYNVPNIVGLGNAIAYFQENNRDAKEIAHLRDYLETALCELPEVYVHAKQAPRLPNTASICFRHITASELMTSCPQLALSSGSACVSGTRDPSHVLLAMGISKEDALATVRFSLSTLTTQEEVNKTIELIKKAVQKVREHSPIWQLFQAGLIT; the protein is encoded by the coding sequence ATGAAGGATTTAATTTATCTTGACAATAATGCAACGACAAAAATTATAGATCAAGTATGGGATACGATGGTCCCTTATTTTATCCATAATTATGCAAATGCTTCCAGTCTCTATCACAGCATGGGACGGGAAGCAAATAGTGCCATAGAAAAGGCCAGAAGTCAAGTTTCAAAAGCCTTAAATTGCCAAACAAAAGAAATTTTCTTCAATTCAGGTGCTACTGAATCCATCAATACCGTACTAAAAGGTGTTTATAAAAATTATCAGTCCAAAGGAAAGCATATCATCACTGCCAAAACAGAACATAAGGCCGTTCTAACCACCCTAGAAAATTTAGAAAAAGAAGGCGCCCTCATCACCTATCTTGAGGTAGATCGTGCTGGAAACATAGATCTTTCGGCTTTAGAACAAAGCATTACACCAAAGACCATTATGCTATGTCTAATGGCTGCGAATAATGAAACAGGTTTAGTTCACCCTCTTGACGACATTGCGCAGATTTGTAAAAATAAAGATTGTTTATTTTTTTGTGATGCGACACAATATATCGGTAAACTACCCTTAGATCTTTCAAAAACAGAAATTGACATCCTGTGCTTGAGTGCACATAAGTTCCATGGTCCCAAAGGCATTGGGGCATTGTTTATCAGACGGAAAACAAAACCGATACAAATTCATCCTTTAATAGAAGGTGGTGGACAAGAGCATGGTTTTCGTGCAGGTACTTATAATGTCCCGAATATTGTCGGTCTGGGAAATGCAATTGCTTATTTTCAAGAAAATAACAGAGACGCTAAGGAAATAGCACATTTAAGAGATTACTTAGAAACAGCATTATGTGAACTACCTGAAGTTTATGTGCATGCAAAACAGGCTCCCCGACTTCCAAACACAGCGTCCATTTGCTTTAGACATATAACCGCAAGTGAGCTTATGACTTCTTGTCCACAGTTAGCATTATCATCTGGCTCTGCTTGTGTAAGTGGAACCAGAGACCCTTCTCATGTTTTACTAGCCATGGGAATCTCAAAAGAAGATGCATTAGCCACTGTTCGTTTTAGTTTGAGTACGTTAACAACACAAGAAGAAGTGAACAAAACCATTGAATTGATTAAGAAAGCCGTTCAAAAGGTTAGAGAACACTCTCCTATTTGGCAATTGTTCCAAGCTGGACTTATTACGTAA
- a CDS encoding HesB/IscA family protein — protein MVTITDKAKSRLDEIMNTENYDSSYFVRVAVESGGCSGLSYKLDFDNEEKKGDQFCEDKGVRICLDIKSFLYLAGTELDYTDGLTGKGFEFHNPNATRTCACGESFSV, from the coding sequence ATGGTAACCATTACAGATAAAGCAAAATCTCGACTTGATGAGATTATGAATACTGAAAATTATGACAGCAGTTACTTTGTACGTGTTGCTGTTGAAAGTGGGGGCTGTTCTGGCTTAAGCTACAAGTTGGATTTTGACAATGAAGAAAAAAAGGGAGATCAATTTTGTGAAGATAAGGGTGTCAGAATTTGTTTAGATATTAAATCGTTTTTGTATTTAGCAGGAACAGAGCTTGACTATACAGACGGGTTGACAGGAAAAGGATTTGAATTCCATAATCCAAATGCAACAAGAACATGTGCCTGTGGAGAGAGTTTCTCTGTCTAA
- the asnA gene encoding aspartate--ammonia ligase, which translates to MDKRTLLKTEVAISFVKDTFAQQLRNNLGLIPISSPLVVLDSTGINDDLNGIERPVAFPIKSLQDRKAVVVHSLAKWKRLRLKELELEIGEGVLTDMRALRPDEDYTPIHSIYVDQWDWEKTIAFDQRKFSFLKETVLKIYDALRFTEKQVERQYPDIKAVLPEEITFISSEDLLQKYPSFTPKERENAIAKEYGAVFIYGIGGVLTNGEAHDGRAADYDDWSTENGNGTNGLNGDILVWNPVLNTAFELSSMGIRVDKTALQRQLEIRNNAERAQLAFHQMLLKDELPESIGGGIGQSRVCMFMLKKSHIGEVQVSIWDEQEKQALQQKGINLL; encoded by the coding sequence ATGGATAAAAGAACGTTATTAAAAACTGAGGTTGCAATTAGTTTTGTGAAGGATACTTTTGCACAACAACTTAGAAATAATTTAGGGTTAATTCCGATATCATCACCATTAGTGGTATTAGATAGTACAGGGATAAACGATGATTTAAATGGCATAGAAAGACCTGTTGCTTTCCCAATCAAATCATTACAGGATCGTAAAGCTGTGGTGGTTCATTCGCTAGCGAAATGGAAACGTTTACGCTTAAAAGAATTGGAATTGGAAATAGGTGAAGGCGTATTAACCGATATGCGCGCGCTTCGTCCTGATGAGGACTACACACCTATTCATTCCATTTATGTAGACCAATGGGATTGGGAAAAAACAATCGCATTCGATCAACGGAAGTTTTCTTTCTTAAAGGAAACAGTACTCAAAATATACGATGCCTTACGTTTTACAGAAAAGCAGGTAGAACGTCAGTATCCTGATATTAAAGCAGTCTTACCAGAAGAAATTACGTTCATTTCATCTGAAGATCTATTGCAAAAATATCCTTCATTCACACCAAAAGAAAGAGAAAATGCAATTGCCAAAGAGTACGGTGCTGTATTTATTTATGGAATTGGTGGAGTTTTAACAAATGGTGAAGCGCATGACGGTCGTGCTGCGGATTATGATGATTGGAGTACTGAAAATGGAAATGGTACAAATGGTCTAAACGGAGATATCTTAGTTTGGAACCCTGTTCTAAATACGGCTTTCGAACTTTCTTCTATGGGCATACGCGTTGATAAAACGGCTTTACAAAGACAATTAGAAATAAGAAATAATGCAGAACGCGCGCAATTGGCTTTTCACCAAATGCTGTTAAAAGATGAGCTACCAGAATCTATTGGTGGTGGTATTGGTCAATCACGTGTTTGTATGTTTATGCTTAAAAAATCACATATCGGTGAAGTGCAAGTCAGCATATGGGATGAACAAGAAAAACAGGCATTGCAACAAAAAGGGATCAATCTCTTATAA
- a CDS encoding DEAD/DEAH box helicase, translating to MQIEAILNKLHISALNEMQQEVLDKFQEKENLLLLSPTGSGKTLAFALALMKTLKPDATDIQALILVPTRELALQIEQVLKKVATGFKITCCYGGHDTKTERNNLKNPPAILIGTPGRIVYHLDGKYINTDQIKTLVLDEFDKSLELGFQDQMSFIIDHLQQLETRILTSATAMKEIPDFTGISSSIEVNYLNHIQSAPALTIKKVVVPVQKKLEALFNLLCKIGNQKVLIFCNHRDAVDHISELLQNREIIHDVFHGGLEQSDRELALLKFRNNSNHILITTDLAARGLDIPEIDAIIHYQLPYKEDDFTHRNGRTARMQAKGEVFIILKPEEDYPYVSNEIETEQIDGDYDLPKNSEFATLYISAGKKDKVNKIDIVGFLLNLDQIEKNDVGIIEVKDRESFVAVKRALVSTILKHSNLGKIKGKKIRILRS from the coding sequence ATGCAAATAGAAGCCATATTAAATAAGCTCCATATCTCCGCTTTAAATGAAATGCAACAGGAAGTATTGGATAAATTTCAAGAAAAAGAAAATCTCCTCTTACTTTCTCCAACCGGTTCCGGTAAAACATTAGCTTTTGCACTTGCTTTGATGAAAACATTAAAACCTGATGCAACCGATATTCAAGCTTTAATCTTGGTACCTACTCGTGAATTGGCTTTGCAAATCGAACAGGTCTTAAAAAAAGTAGCTACTGGATTCAAAATAACCTGCTGTTATGGTGGTCATGATACCAAAACCGAAAGAAATAACTTAAAAAATCCTCCCGCTATTCTTATTGGAACTCCTGGTCGAATTGTTTACCATTTAGATGGAAAGTATATCAATACCGATCAGATCAAAACATTAGTATTAGATGAATTTGATAAATCTTTGGAATTAGGTTTTCAAGATCAGATGTCTTTCATTATTGATCATCTGCAGCAGCTAGAAACGCGTATATTAACTTCTGCAACAGCAATGAAAGAAATACCAGATTTTACAGGTATCTCCTCTTCTATTGAGGTTAATTATCTGAATCATATACAAAGTGCTCCTGCATTAACTATAAAAAAGGTAGTAGTACCTGTGCAGAAGAAGCTGGAAGCATTGTTTAATCTGCTATGTAAAATTGGTAATCAGAAAGTCTTGATCTTTTGTAATCACCGTGATGCAGTAGATCATATCAGTGAATTATTACAGAATCGTGAAATTATACATGATGTATTCCATGGAGGTTTAGAACAAAGTGATCGAGAACTGGCTTTATTAAAATTCAGAAATAATAGTAATCATATTCTCATCACAACAGATCTTGCTGCTAGAGGGCTTGATATCCCTGAAATTGATGCCATTATCCATTATCAACTGCCTTATAAAGAAGATGATTTTACGCACAGAAATGGTAGAACTGCCCGCATGCAGGCAAAAGGAGAAGTTTTTATCATTTTGAAACCAGAAGAAGATTATCCATACGTTTCAAATGAAATTGAAACTGAACAGATAGATGGTGATTATGATCTTCCTAAAAATTCAGAATTCGCAACGTTATACATTTCTGCAGGTAAAAAAGATAAGGTAAACAAGATCGATATTGTCGGCTTCTTACTCAACCTAGATCAAATTGAAAAGAATGACGTAGGGATCATTGAAGTAAAAGACAGAGAGTCATTTGTTGCAGTCAAACGTGCATTGGTCAGTACCATCTTAAAACATTCCAATCTAGGAAAAATTAAAGGAAAAAAAATCAGAATATTGAGAAGTTAA
- a CDS encoding CocE/NonD family hydrolase translates to MKKGITIFSALLIAFSFKAAAQSTAESNYVKEHYEKTEIAIPMRDGVKLFTTIYSPKDKSQSYPVLLNRTPYTVGPYGPNEYKPSLGNFPAMAKEGYIFVYQDVRGKWMSEGTFEDVRPTTLKKGKKDIDESTDTYDLLEWLSKNLKNYNGKAGMYGISYPGFYSTVSLVKTHPSLKAVSPQAPVTNWYIGDDFHHNGVLFTGDAFKFMSSFGIPRPQPITPNQAPHTFQYPSKDVYQFYLTGGTAKDLKNTYFADSVKFWNDAFAHPHYDQFWKDRLILPHLTNVKPAVMIVGGFFDAEDAYGTFETYKKIEEQNPQNKSILVAGPWFHGGWVRSDGSSFGDIQFDQKTSVTYQEKFELPFFNYYLKGKGDFKAAEANIFVTGSNQWKSFDKWPPKDVEDKKLYLQPQGKLDFEKVGRTDSWDEYVSDPNKPVPYQGGVMESRTREYMIDDQRFASSRPDVMVYQTEPLTADITIVGPIKNFLKVSTSGTDADYVVKLIDVYPANSPSFNNKVMDGYQMLVRGEIMAGKYRNSFEKAEPMQPGFVTDIKYTMPDVAHTFKKGHRIMIQVQNTWFPIAERNPQQFFEGYEATATDYRKATHRIFHDVNNASYIEFSVLK, encoded by the coding sequence ATGAAAAAAGGAATTACTATTTTTTCAGCGCTTCTTATTGCTTTTTCATTTAAAGCAGCAGCTCAATCAACTGCTGAATCTAACTATGTAAAAGAGCATTATGAAAAAACTGAAATTGCTATACCGATGCGAGATGGTGTAAAATTATTTACCACCATCTATTCTCCTAAAGACAAAAGTCAATCATATCCAGTTTTACTAAATCGTACACCTTACACTGTTGGGCCTTATGGCCCTAATGAATATAAGCCAAGTTTAGGAAATTTCCCTGCAATGGCTAAAGAAGGATATATTTTTGTTTATCAAGATGTTCGCGGAAAATGGATGAGCGAAGGAACTTTTGAAGATGTAAGACCCACTACCTTAAAAAAAGGTAAAAAAGATATTGATGAAAGTACAGATACCTACGATTTATTAGAGTGGTTGAGTAAAAATTTAAAAAACTACAACGGGAAAGCTGGTATGTATGGCATTTCTTATCCCGGATTTTATTCTACGGTAAGTCTTGTTAAAACACATCCATCTTTAAAGGCTGTTTCACCACAAGCACCTGTAACAAACTGGTATATCGGAGATGATTTTCACCACAATGGTGTTTTGTTTACAGGTGACGCGTTCAAGTTTATGTCAAGCTTTGGCATTCCTCGTCCTCAACCGATTACACCCAACCAAGCGCCTCACACTTTTCAATACCCTTCCAAAGATGTCTATCAATTTTATCTAACTGGGGGAACAGCGAAAGATTTAAAAAACACTTATTTTGCGGATTCTGTTAAATTTTGGAATGATGCATTTGCACATCCTCATTATGATCAGTTTTGGAAAGACCGATTAATTTTACCTCATCTTACCAATGTAAAACCTGCTGTGATGATTGTTGGAGGGTTCTTTGATGCTGAAGATGCATACGGAACTTTCGAAACCTACAAAAAGATTGAAGAACAGAATCCACAAAACAAATCTATACTTGTCGCAGGACCTTGGTTCCATGGCGGTTGGGTTCGAAGTGATGGTAGCTCTTTTGGTGACATTCAATTTGATCAAAAAACAAGTGTGACTTATCAAGAAAAATTTGAGCTTCCTTTTTTCAACTATTATTTAAAGGGAAAAGGCGATTTTAAAGCTGCTGAAGCGAATATTTTCGTAACAGGAAGCAACCAATGGAAAAGCTTTGATAAATGGCCACCAAAGGATGTAGAAGACAAAAAGCTGTATTTACAACCACAGGGTAAACTTGATTTTGAAAAAGTAGGTCGTACCGATTCTTGGGACGAATATGTCAGCGATCCAAACAAACCAGTACCTTATCAAGGTGGTGTCATGGAAAGCAGAACACGCGAATACATGATTGATGATCAACGATTCGCTAGTTCGCGACCTGATGTAATGGTTTATCAAACCGAACCTTTGACAGCGGATATAACAATCGTTGGCCCAATTAAAAACTTTTTGAAAGTGTCTACTTCGGGTACAGATGCAGATTATGTAGTCAAATTAATCGATGTATATCCAGCCAATAGTCCATCTTTCAACAACAAAGTAATGGATGGGTATCAAATGTTGGTTCGTGGAGAGATTATGGCGGGTAAGTATAGGAATAGTTTTGAAAAAGCGGAACCTATGCAACCAGGTTTTGTTACTGACATCAAATATACCATGCCCGATGTAGCACATACATTCAAAAAAGGACATCGTATCATGATTCAAGTGCAAAATACCTGGTTCCCAATTGCCGAGAGGAATCCACAACAATTTTTTGAAGGTTATGAGGCAACAGCAACTGATTATAGAAAAGCAACACACCGTATTTTTCATGATGTGAATAACGCTTCTTATATTGAATTCAGTGTCTTAAAATAA
- a CDS encoding enoyl-CoA hydratase/isomerase family protein, whose amino-acid sequence MHNDVNYKFIKTKLENHVFYLTLARPEKRNAFTPHMISEIYHAIQCANDDVNVRVVVLAAEGPVFCAGMDLKAFENPDLAEQSDEIPNVKLSLGEVMSQLNKPSIAVVEGNVIAGGFLLILECTYVFAYTDVQFSLPEVQIGLFPFQVLAGLLKHFPYHKALDLCIRGEVSTAQEMQDLGLVYALMDQKPTLLSTLISKLTAAAPLAVKMGFESAKELRNLKSSEQYPYLLQQLDKLRTSHDFKEGMDARVEKRTPDWKGE is encoded by the coding sequence ATGCATAATGATGTGAATTATAAGTTTATTAAAACCAAACTTGAAAATCATGTTTTCTATTTAACGTTAGCACGTCCGGAAAAACGCAATGCTTTCACTCCACACATGATTAGTGAAATATATCATGCTATTCAATGTGCCAATGATGATGTCAATGTTCGTGTCGTCGTACTCGCGGCAGAAGGTCCAGTCTTTTGTGCGGGCATGGATTTGAAAGCATTTGAAAACCCGGATTTGGCCGAACAATCTGATGAGATACCTAATGTGAAATTATCTTTGGGAGAGGTTATGTCACAATTAAATAAACCCTCCATAGCTGTTGTGGAGGGTAATGTCATTGCAGGAGGATTTCTTCTGATTTTGGAATGTACGTATGTCTTTGCGTATACAGATGTCCAGTTCTCTTTGCCAGAAGTACAGATTGGACTGTTTCCATTTCAAGTGTTAGCGGGTTTATTGAAGCATTTTCCTTATCATAAGGCATTAGATCTATGTATTCGAGGCGAAGTGTCTACAGCACAAGAAATGCAAGATTTAGGATTGGTATATGCATTAATGGATCAAAAGCCAACATTACTTTCAACATTGATCAGCAAATTGACAGCAGCAGCTCCATTAGCAGTAAAAATGGGATTTGAGTCAGCAAAAGAATTAAGGAATCTTAAATCTTCAGAACAGTATCCTTATTTGTTGCAGCAATTAGATAAATTGCGCACAAGTCATGATTTTAAAGAGGGTATGGATGCGCGAGTAGAAAAAAGGACTCCAGATTGGAAGGGAGAATAA
- a CDS encoding hydroxymethylglutaryl-CoA lyase has translation MPKDQDIILVECPRDAIQGISPFIPTEKKVKYLNMLLESKLFDWLDFGSFVSPKAVPQLADTEEVLSQLVLNDKTKLLSIIANEQGALRAVQSEKITFLGYPFSISETFQQRNTNASIAASFERLQRIVEIAHAHQKQMVVYISMAFGNPFGDAWSEGLVLEWIDKIAALGVIEFSLADTTSEATLPQITQLFEQAISKFPSLHIGAHFHSPKASSLEKINAAYLAGCRKFDGAILGYGGCPFAEDELVGNIPTEDLLYYFERDGQNKILAIGNEFIKLIS, from the coding sequence ATGCCTAAAGATCAAGATATCATCCTGGTAGAATGTCCACGAGATGCCATTCAAGGTATTTCACCTTTTATTCCAACAGAAAAGAAGGTGAAATATCTCAATATGCTTTTGGAGAGTAAGCTTTTTGATTGGTTAGACTTCGGCTCATTTGTATCACCAAAAGCTGTTCCTCAGCTTGCTGATACAGAAGAAGTGTTAAGTCAACTGGTTTTAAATGATAAAACAAAGTTATTGAGCATCATTGCAAACGAGCAAGGCGCTTTACGTGCGGTGCAATCTGAAAAAATTACGTTCTTAGGTTACCCGTTTTCAATATCCGAAACTTTCCAGCAACGCAATACCAATGCATCTATTGCAGCATCATTTGAACGATTGCAACGTATCGTTGAGATTGCTCATGCACATCAAAAGCAAATGGTTGTTTATATTTCAATGGCTTTTGGAAATCCTTTTGGAGATGCTTGGAGTGAGGGACTGGTATTGGAGTGGATCGATAAAATAGCAGCACTAGGAGTAATTGAATTTTCATTAGCCGATACTACCTCGGAAGCAACGTTGCCTCAGATTACACAACTTTTTGAACAGGCTATTTCGAAGTTTCCTTCTTTGCATATCGGAGCACATTTTCACTCGCCAAAAGCCAGTAGTTTAGAAAAAATTAATGCCGCTTATTTAGCCGGTTGTCGAAAATTTGATGGAGCTATATTGGGATATGGAGGATGTCCATTTGCCGAAGATGAATTGGTGGGAAATATTCCAACAGAGGATTTGCTGTATTATTTTGAACGAGATGGACAGAATAAAATTCTAGCCATAGGGAATGAGTTTATTAAATTAATATCATAA